AAAGCGGACTGCTGGTGCAGTCCGCTTTTGCATTTCCTATGCTCCGATCGTGTCACACGCGCTCCAGGGGCTGGTCCGGCAGGCTGCCCAGCGGGCGGTAGACGGTGAAATACATGGTGAGGATACAGGCTAGGCCGCCGATCAGCTGGGAGACGGCCTCCGCTGTGAAGACGCCGGTCGTCCCAATCCAAATGGGAAGAATGACAGTGAGCGGCGCGTTGATTACCGCTTTGCGCAGCAGGGAGAAGAAGATAGCCTGCTTGGAGCGCCCCAGCCCCACAAAGACGCCCTGACCCGCCATCTGGAGGGACATGGGGATAAACAGGCAGAAATAGATGCGCAGCGCAGGGATACCGGCCTCCACCACCTCTGGTTCATTGTTGAACACCCGGATCAGCATGCCGGGAAACAGCATGGCCACGGCCCAGAAGGCGGCGGCATACGCCACGGTCACCGCCACACTGAAGCGGATGGAGCGGCGGACCCGGCTGTACTGTCCGGCGCCGTAGTTGTACCCCGTCACCGGCTGGGCGCCATTGCTCAGGCCCTGCACCGGCATGAAAAACACCTCCCGCAGCGAGTTGATGATGGTCATCACCCCCACGTACAGGTCCCCGCCATAGGCCTGAAGGGTGGCGTTGCACACCACCTGGACCAAGCTGTTGGTCAAGTTCATAAAGAAGCCAGACAGGCCCAGGGTCACGATGGATCTTACCCGTGGGGCACACAGCGCCATATTCCGCACCCTCAGCCGCAGAATAGCCCGCCGCCCGGTAAGGAAGCGCAGCACCCACAGAGCGGAGCACCCCTGGGCGATCACAGTCGCCAGGGCCGCGCCCCGCACCCCCATCCCCATCCCAAAAATAAAAATGGGGTCCAGCACGATGTTTACCAAGGCTCCCAGCCCCACCGTCATCATACCCACCCCGCCAAACCCCTGGGCCGTGATGAAGGGATTCATCCCCAGGCCGATCATCACAAAGATCGTTCCCAGAAGATAGATGGTCATGTACGCGTCGGCATAGGGATAGGTGGCGTCGCTTGCGC
The sequence above is a segment of the Lawsonibacter asaccharolyticus genome. Coding sequences within it:
- a CDS encoding MATE efflux family protein, which codes for MVKGEVHNFSRGSIPRNIMSLALPMTAAQLINVLYSVVDRVYLGRLPGHLALTGLGLTIPIVSIIMGFANLCGTGGAPLCSIKRGQGDNEEAERVLGNAFTLLLIFGAAVTAVFLWFKQPLLYLFGASDATYPYADAYMTIYLLGTIFVMIGLGMNPFITAQGFGGVGMMTVGLGALVNIVLDPIFIFGMGMGVRGAALATVIAQGCSALWVLRFLTGRRAILRLRVRNMALCAPRVRSIVTLGLSGFFMNLTNSLVQVVCNATLQAYGGDLYVGVMTIINSLREVFFMPVQGLSNGAQPVTGYNYGAGQYSRVRRSIRFSVAVTVAYAAAFWAVAMLFPGMLIRVFNNEPEVVEAGIPALRIYFCLFIPMSLQMAGQGVFVGLGRSKQAIFFSLLRKAVINAPLTVILPIWIGTTGVFTAEAVSQLIGGLACILTMYFTVYRPLGSLPDQPLERV